One region of Ignavibacteriota bacterium genomic DNA includes:
- a CDS encoding glycosyltransferase, with amino-acid sequence MKVLLVCEYWYGTGGWSYKKHLEGLGCEVEVFDYRGSYFSVGATVPLISAATRRINRRLMNAAFVRTVAEQRPDLVFFLKGETISAASLREVKERYKPLLVQWYPDGPFNVAVKNATRESIASIPLFDIYYIYARSLVQPLRDAGGRRVEYLPFCYDPEMLKRPDSVDPDDVRRFATDVVFAGTWEPDREKWLSAVADEHLAIWGNMWERVSEGTPVRARWKGNAVYGEEISKLFAVSKIHLNFLREQNRDSNNVRTFEIPGFGGFLLTQRSREQAEELFVEGSEIACFENEAELREKIVYYLEHDRERLEIAERGHARAVREHQAIHRLQRVVEDARALLGI; translated from the coding sequence ATGAAAGTCCTCCTCGTCTGCGAATACTGGTACGGCACTGGGGGATGGTCGTATAAAAAACACCTCGAAGGACTCGGCTGCGAGGTGGAAGTGTTTGATTACCGCGGATCGTACTTTTCCGTGGGCGCCACCGTGCCGCTTATTTCCGCCGCGACACGCCGCATCAACCGGCGCCTGATGAACGCCGCCTTTGTGCGCACCGTTGCCGAGCAGCGCCCCGACCTGGTATTTTTTCTCAAGGGGGAAACGATCTCAGCGGCGTCTCTCCGCGAGGTCAAGGAGCGGTACAAACCCCTGCTGGTTCAGTGGTACCCCGACGGCCCCTTCAATGTCGCCGTGAAAAACGCCACACGCGAGAGCATCGCGAGCATACCGCTCTTCGACATCTACTACATCTACGCGCGCTCTCTTGTTCAGCCGCTGCGCGATGCGGGAGGACGGCGGGTGGAATATCTTCCGTTCTGTTACGATCCCGAGATGCTGAAACGGCCCGACTCCGTCGATCCGGACGATGTGAGGCGTTTTGCCACCGACGTGGTTTTTGCAGGGACATGGGAGCCGGACCGCGAGAAGTGGCTCTCGGCCGTCGCCGATGAACATCTCGCCATCTGGGGAAACATGTGGGAGCGTGTGTCCGAAGGGACGCCGGTGCGTGCGCGATGGAAGGGGAATGCGGTGTACGGTGAGGAGATTTCGAAACTGTTCGCCGTCTCGAAAATTCACCTCAATTTTTTACGGGAACAGAACCGCGATTCGAACAACGTCCGCACCTTTGAAATACCCGGCTTCGGCGGCTTCCTCCTCACGCAGCGATCGCGCGAGCAGGCGGAGGAACTGTTCGTGGAAGGCAGCGAGATAGCGTGCTTCGAGAACGAAGCGGAACTGCGGGAAAAAATCGTGTACTACCTGGAGCATGACCGCGAGCGCCTCGAAATCGCGGAGCGGGGACACGCACGCGCCGTCCGCGAACACCAGGCCATCCATCGTCTTCAGCGCGTGGTGGAAGACGCCCGCGCTTTGCTCGGAATCTGA
- a CDS encoding glycosyltransferase family 4 protein, with translation MKVVISVGGRFHAVALAEQLEKRGLLERIITTKAWYVRDVLPAARWRALPAAEYAGMIVRAMGPFRRRGYYSYVKDNLFDAMSRRYIPPCDVFHAWGNYGLIAMPYARAHGASVVIERGSTHPKYQDEILREEFARYGVATERAHPQIIEKGLREIELADRVIIPSEFVRRTFVANGIPDEKLTVIPYGTDLSRFAAAPKKDSVFRVLFVGNIGIQKGVHYLLEAWKQLALRDSELVLIGRVEADARPVLEKYAGLFTLRGHVRHEDLPAEYTNASVFVLPSLQEGSALVTYEAMACGLPLIVSENTGSVVRDGIDGAVVPIRSVEALKEAILDFHEHPDKAVSMGSQGARHVAAFTWDRYAESVIDVYHTLRRGAGAVK, from the coding sequence GTGAAAGTCGTCATCTCCGTCGGCGGGCGCTTCCACGCGGTGGCGCTCGCGGAACAGCTCGAAAAACGCGGGCTGCTCGAGCGCATCATCACCACGAAGGCGTGGTATGTCAGGGACGTGCTCCCAGCGGCGCGCTGGCGCGCCCTGCCCGCTGCAGAATACGCGGGCATGATCGTCCGCGCTATGGGACCGTTCAGACGGCGCGGGTATTATTCATACGTGAAGGACAATCTCTTTGACGCGATGTCGCGCCGCTATATTCCTCCATGCGATGTGTTTCATGCCTGGGGAAATTATGGTCTGATAGCGATGCCGTACGCGCGGGCGCACGGAGCCTCGGTGGTGATCGAGCGCGGCTCCACGCACCCGAAGTATCAGGACGAAATACTCCGCGAAGAATTTGCCCGCTATGGCGTGGCCACCGAACGAGCGCACCCGCAGATCATCGAGAAAGGCCTGCGCGAAATCGAGCTCGCAGACAGGGTGATCATTCCGTCGGAATTCGTGCGGCGCACCTTTGTTGCCAATGGAATACCCGATGAAAAGCTGACCGTCATCCCCTACGGCACCGATCTTTCCAGATTCGCGGCGGCCCCGAAGAAGGATTCAGTATTTCGTGTCCTGTTTGTCGGAAATATCGGCATTCAAAAAGGCGTGCACTATCTCCTGGAGGCATGGAAGCAGCTTGCGCTCCGGGATTCGGAACTCGTGCTGATCGGCCGCGTGGAGGCCGATGCCCGTCCTGTGCTGGAGAAATACGCGGGATTGTTCACGCTGCGCGGGCATGTGCGTCATGAGGATCTTCCCGCGGAGTACACAAACGCGTCCGTGTTTGTACTTCCCTCCCTGCAGGAGGGAAGCGCGCTTGTCACCTACGAAGCCATGGCATGCGGTCTCCCGTTGATCGTGTCGGAGAACACGGGAAGCGTGGTTCGCGACGGCATCGACGGTGCCGTCGTACCCATCCGCAGCGTCGAGGCGCTGAAGGAGGCGATTCTGGACTTCCATGAACACCCTGACAAGGCCGTGAGCATGGGCTCGCAGGGCGCCCGGCACGTTGCGGCGTTCACATGGGATCGCTATGCGGAGAGCGTGATCGACGTGTATCACACTCTGCGGCGCGGAGCTGGAGCGGTAAAATGA
- a CDS encoding oligosaccharide flippase family protein: MSIAKRALVGALWTSGANYLSQGVGFFSQAALGRLVLTTHFGLFDTADSIIKFIFILTAFSFNISIIQTQEDRPHFYSTAFVLNIFLSAVSVVLTILTIAGYSFFRELTTLEISVISVLAAVNIANLFGQHFDAILQRNLEFKRISIISFLSNLANPVTAVSLALVGGGVWSIVTGQVVASAIFLIGSWKFARWSISLEYSAETARWFLTQGVKFLWSRSLEVVYDSLDRIVIKSMNSYEQVGIYSRANNIARYPTRIVSPAITNVALPVYARMNTDTARLSEAYGLVNFFLIRVLLPFGLVFLLASETFMTALLGESWAPSGPVLRVLALYAVLFPVVENIRVLFYSVGRPEVVAKVRIVQLVVYIPMLVFLVTSMGILGAAWAVLVSLVVTYVAFLVWLRKEITYTLYKTVMIPVLVAAITWGLYVIIPHPDIQNRLLSLVFSSAVIFIIFIAGELLLEGRLIRRHLRFLTSTLKQPSSEELKAISCEE, translated from the coding sequence ATGAGCATCGCCAAACGCGCACTTGTCGGTGCACTGTGGACGAGCGGTGCAAATTATCTGAGCCAGGGTGTTGGTTTCTTTTCGCAAGCGGCTCTCGGCCGCCTCGTGCTGACGACACATTTCGGTCTGTTCGACACCGCGGACAGCATCATCAAATTTATCTTCATTCTCACCGCGTTTTCGTTCAATATCTCCATCATACAGACGCAGGAGGACCGCCCGCATTTTTATTCCACGGCGTTTGTCCTCAACATTTTTCTGAGTGCCGTGTCTGTTGTGTTAACCATTCTGACAATTGCCGGTTACTCATTCTTCCGCGAACTGACCACTCTGGAAATTTCCGTCATCTCGGTCCTGGCAGCGGTGAACATAGCGAACCTCTTTGGCCAGCATTTTGACGCAATCCTCCAGAGGAATCTCGAGTTCAAGCGAATCTCCATCATTTCCTTCCTGAGCAATCTCGCGAATCCTGTCACAGCCGTATCCCTTGCGCTTGTCGGGGGAGGCGTGTGGAGTATCGTAACGGGTCAGGTTGTGGCAAGTGCGATATTTCTCATAGGGAGCTGGAAATTTGCACGCTGGAGTATCAGTCTGGAATATTCAGCGGAGACAGCGCGTTGGTTCCTCACACAGGGCGTTAAATTTCTCTGGTCGCGTTCGCTCGAAGTTGTGTATGACAGTCTGGATCGAATCGTCATCAAGTCGATGAACAGTTACGAACAGGTGGGAATTTATTCGCGCGCGAACAACATTGCCCGGTATCCCACAAGAATCGTGAGCCCTGCAATCACCAACGTCGCGCTACCGGTGTATGCACGAATGAACACCGATACGGCTCGGCTGTCAGAAGCGTACGGCCTTGTGAACTTTTTCCTGATCCGCGTACTTTTACCTTTCGGGCTGGTGTTCCTTCTCGCCTCCGAGACGTTTATGACCGCGCTCCTGGGAGAAAGTTGGGCACCTTCAGGTCCCGTCCTGCGGGTGCTCGCGCTTTACGCGGTGTTGTTTCCAGTGGTCGAAAACATACGGGTACTGTTCTATTCCGTCGGTCGTCCGGAAGTTGTGGCGAAGGTGCGCATCGTGCAGCTTGTCGTGTACATTCCGATGCTCGTTTTCCTCGTGACGTCCATGGGAATTCTCGGTGCGGCTTGGGCTGTGCTCGTGAGTCTGGTCGTGACCTACGTAGCGTTTCTCGTGTGGCTGCGCAAGGAAATTACATATACGCTGTATAAAACTGTGATGATTCCGGTTCTCGTCGCCGCAATAACGTGGGGCCTGTACGTCATCATCCCTCATCCCGATATTCAGAACCGCCTCCTATCGCTGGTATTTTCATCGGCGGTAATTTTCATCATTTTTATTGCAGGCGAGCTTCTGCTGGAAGGCCGGCTCATCAGGCGGCATCTCAGATTTCTCACCTCCACACTCAAACAACCATCTTCTGAAGAACTGAAGGCAATATCCTGTGAAGAGTAA
- a CDS encoding NUDIX domain-containing protein, protein MYIQCLTTHNNGRAMPELRSDMIQCHVCRPSPDGSYEHLVLQRSSDEEVYPDVWQVVTGTIDSGESAVDTARRELMEETGLVPLSLHVAPTTATFYSMRTDTVHIIPVFAAIVTRDARIRLSSEHQAGEWLAADDAASRLLIPSHRESLRIVREHILGNPVLADLLTIPVVIPPVTP, encoded by the coding sequence ATGTACATTCAGTGCCTCACCACACACAATAATGGGCGCGCCATGCCTGAGCTTCGCAGCGACATGATACAGTGCCATGTCTGCCGTCCTTCCCCGGATGGTTCGTATGAGCATTTGGTTTTGCAGCGCTCGAGTGATGAGGAAGTGTATCCTGATGTCTGGCAGGTTGTCACCGGAACGATCGATTCCGGTGAATCGGCAGTTGACACCGCCCGCCGGGAATTGATGGAAGAAACAGGACTGGTGCCGCTATCGCTCCATGTAGCACCTACAACCGCCACGTTTTACTCGATGCGAACAGACACCGTGCACATCATTCCCGTCTTCGCGGCAATTGTCACCCGCGACGCGCGCATCCGTCTTTCATCGGAACATCAGGCGGGCGAGTGGCTCGCAGCGGATGACGCGGCCTCCCGCCTGTTGATCCCGTCACATCGAGAGTCGCTGCGCATTGTTCGCGAACACATACTCGGCAACCCCGTACTTGCTGATCTACTCACCATCCCCGTCGTGATACCACCGGTCACACCTTAG
- the lon gene encoding endopeptidase La, giving the protein MDARFETMPVLPLRNVVFFPGQIMPLFVGRPSSIRLIEDAYRAQSSVIVLTQRDSSIDLPHIDDLYTIGTVVRVVKIYPMPDGSKSVVVQGVHKARYVSLVSEEPYLNAHVERVEDLLAVPVESDELAAMVQNIRTLFKRLSELVQDFNPEQLSLIMNTEDTATFGYLVSSLANLPVPEKQALLETLSVRERLNQVTIALAGNIQRLELSQKIQNDVQDTINKTQREYFLREQLRAIKKELGEDQDRLEVDELKKKLEETVMPEDVKGVVEKELSRLQMMNPASAEYTVARTYLDWLLEMPWSISTDDSLDIKHVREKLDEDHFGLEKVKKRILEYLAVRKLKNDMRGPILCFVGPPGVGKTSLGRSIAEAMGRKYVRFSLGGIRDEAEIRGHRRTYIGALPGRIIQSIKKAGSNNPVLVLDEIDKVGMDFRGDPTSALLEVLDPEQNVNFSDHYLEVPFDLSKVLFIATANMIEPIQAALKDRMEIIEIPSYILEEKVHIARRHLLPKQIAEHGLDPTQIEIGDDVLSILVDRYTRESGVRNLERKIADVCRGVARRVAEGEIERVTITETDLPDYISSHRFYPEVSERLTRPGIATGLAWTPVGGDILFIEATKMPGKGQLQVTGQVRDVMKESVQAALSYIASHASDLGLDPSFRHKIDIHVHVPAGGVPKDGPSAGVTMLAALSSLLTNRLVRNDLAMTGEITLRGAVLPIGGVKEKVLAAHRAGIRHVLLPKKNEEDVKEIPEKIRQEMTFSLVSEMKEVLEIALINEKSDDA; this is encoded by the coding sequence ATGGACGCACGTTTTGAAACCATGCCGGTGCTGCCTCTGCGCAACGTCGTGTTTTTTCCCGGGCAAATCATGCCCCTCTTTGTCGGACGGCCGAGTTCGATACGCCTGATCGAGGACGCGTATCGCGCCCAATCCTCCGTCATCGTTCTTACGCAGCGCGATTCGTCGATCGACCTGCCGCACATCGACGACCTCTATACCATCGGCACCGTCGTGCGTGTGGTCAAGATCTACCCTATGCCCGACGGTTCAAAAAGTGTTGTCGTGCAGGGTGTTCACAAGGCCAGGTACGTTTCCCTTGTGTCGGAGGAGCCGTACCTCAACGCGCACGTCGAGCGGGTGGAAGACCTCCTTGCGGTCCCGGTGGAGTCGGATGAACTCGCGGCCATGGTCCAAAACATCCGCACACTTTTCAAACGGCTCTCGGAGCTGGTGCAGGACTTTAATCCGGAGCAACTCAGTCTCATCATGAACACCGAGGATACCGCAACCTTCGGATATCTGGTCTCCTCCCTCGCCAATCTTCCCGTGCCGGAGAAACAGGCGTTGCTCGAGACCCTGAGCGTGAGGGAACGCCTCAATCAGGTGACCATTGCACTCGCAGGGAACATACAGCGGCTCGAACTGAGCCAGAAGATCCAAAACGATGTGCAGGACACGATCAATAAAACACAGCGCGAGTACTTCCTCCGTGAACAGCTCCGAGCGATCAAGAAGGAACTCGGCGAGGATCAGGACCGGCTCGAGGTCGACGAGCTGAAAAAGAAACTCGAGGAAACTGTCATGCCCGAGGACGTGAAGGGCGTGGTGGAAAAGGAACTCAGCAGACTGCAGATGATGAATCCCGCATCCGCGGAATACACTGTCGCCCGGACGTACCTCGACTGGCTCCTCGAAATGCCCTGGAGCATCTCGACCGATGACAGTCTCGACATCAAACACGTCAGGGAAAAACTCGACGAAGATCACTTCGGACTCGAGAAGGTGAAGAAACGTATCCTCGAATACCTCGCCGTCCGGAAGTTAAAAAACGACATGCGCGGTCCCATTTTGTGTTTTGTCGGGCCTCCGGGCGTCGGAAAGACGTCGCTCGGCCGCTCGATAGCAGAGGCGATGGGAAGGAAATACGTGCGCTTTTCACTCGGCGGGATACGTGACGAAGCCGAGATACGCGGCCATCGGCGCACCTACATCGGCGCCCTCCCGGGTCGTATCATCCAGAGTATCAAGAAAGCCGGATCCAACAATCCCGTTCTCGTTCTGGATGAGATCGACAAGGTGGGCATGGATTTTCGGGGCGACCCAACATCGGCGCTGCTCGAGGTGCTCGACCCGGAACAGAACGTGAATTTCAGCGATCATTATCTGGAGGTCCCGTTTGATCTCTCGAAGGTCCTCTTCATCGCGACCGCCAACATGATCGAACCTATCCAGGCCGCTCTCAAGGACCGCATGGAGATCATCGAGATCCCGAGTTACATCCTCGAAGAAAAGGTGCATATCGCGCGGCGGCATCTGCTGCCGAAACAGATTGCCGAACATGGACTGGATCCGACACAGATCGAGATCGGTGACGACGTGCTGTCAATACTCGTCGACCGGTACACGCGCGAATCCGGTGTGCGTAATCTCGAACGGAAAATCGCGGATGTGTGCCGCGGGGTGGCACGCCGGGTGGCGGAAGGCGAGATCGAACGGGTCACAATCACCGAGACCGATCTCCCCGATTACATCAGTTCGCACCGGTTCTACCCCGAGGTGTCGGAGCGGCTCACACGGCCGGGAATCGCCACGGGGCTTGCATGGACTCCCGTCGGCGGCGACATCCTCTTTATCGAGGCAACCAAGATGCCCGGCAAGGGGCAATTACAGGTTACCGGACAGGTGCGCGACGTGATGAAGGAAAGTGTGCAGGCCGCGCTCAGCTATATCGCCTCCCATGCTTCGGATCTGGGCCTCGATCCCTCGTTCCGCCATAAGATCGATATCCATGTGCATGTTCCCGCCGGCGGTGTCCCGAAAGATGGTCCTTCAGCAGGGGTCACGATGCTGGCCGCGCTTTCGTCCCTTCTTACGAACCGCCTCGTCCGGAACGACCTTGCGATGACAGGCGAGATCACTCTCCGAGGCGCGGTTCTCCCGATCGGCGGCGTCAAGGAAAAGGTCCTTGCGGCGCACCGCGCGGGTATCCGCCACGTGCTGCTGCCGAAAAAGAACGAGGAGGACGTAAAGGAAATTCCAGAGAAAATACGCCAGGAGATGACGTTTTCACTCGTCTCTGAGATGAAAGAAGTGCTCGAAATTGCGTTAATAAACGAAAAATCGGATGATGCGTGA
- a CDS encoding methyltransferase domain-containing protein: MKSKSQYNESYVYDASADQREASTIEPRFGRFLLSVAGTGHRVLDVGCGTGRYTIHTQQAGNEVVGIELVFNAARGARARGLDVVVVDSENLFPFPDATFDRVQCIEVIEHLMDPVTTLREIHRVLRPGGELFISTPNAVWWAHRTLMAFGVPSFGHSPAYPTEVNMHIRHFSMKTLTRFLEKMGFEILRRQGTYTGFPGALAEYAPSPLAALLNGLSTITRGLGFLAKNNVLLSVTSAGLVLHARKQGNGHG; encoded by the coding sequence GTGAAGAGTAAATCGCAGTACAACGAATCATATGTGTATGATGCCTCTGCGGACCAACGCGAAGCGTCCACTATCGAACCGCGATTCGGCCGTTTTCTTCTCTCCGTCGCCGGAACGGGACATCGCGTTCTCGATGTGGGTTGCGGCACGGGGAGGTACACCATCCACACGCAGCAGGCAGGAAACGAGGTCGTGGGAATAGAGCTTGTGTTCAACGCGGCACGAGGCGCGCGGGCGCGTGGTCTCGACGTTGTCGTGGTCGACTCCGAGAATCTTTTCCCGTTCCCTGATGCGACGTTCGATCGCGTCCAGTGTATCGAAGTCATTGAACACCTTATGGATCCCGTCACAACGCTGCGCGAGATTCATCGGGTGTTGCGTCCGGGAGGTGAACTCTTTATCTCAACGCCAAATGCAGTCTGGTGGGCGCATCGCACGCTCATGGCTTTTGGCGTCCCGAGTTTTGGACACAGCCCTGCGTATCCGACCGAAGTGAACATGCACATCCGGCATTTCTCCATGAAGACGCTTACTCGTTTTTTGGAGAAGATGGGGTTCGAAATCCTACGGAGGCAGGGCACCTACACAGGATTCCCCGGCGCACTTGCCGAATACGCACCAAGCCCGTTGGCGGCACTCCTAAACGGACTCAGCACAATCACACGTGGATTGGGCTTTCTTGCGAAGAACAATGTACTTCTCTCAGTCACATCGGCGGGGCTAGTACTTCACGCGAGGAAGCAGGGGAATGGGCACGGATGA